A window of the Henningerozyma blattae CBS 6284 chromosome 10, complete genome genome harbors these coding sequences:
- the RPB8 gene encoding DNA-directed RNA polymerase core subunit RPB8 (similar to Saccharomyces cerevisiae RPB8 (YOR224C); ancestral locus Anc_8.646): MSNVLFDDIFSVSEVDPGRYNKVSRIEATSTTQDQCKITLDINTDLFPVQPQEQLTITIASSLSFDDDSENKNQSVTKSWRPPQPNERSLADDYDYVMHGVAYKFEEVSKELIAVYISFGGLLMRLEGNYRTLNNLKQENAYLLIRR, translated from the coding sequence ATGTCCAACGTATTATTTGACGATATTTTCTCCGTTTCAGAAGTGGATCCAGGTCGTTACAACAAAGTTTCTCGTATTGAAGCAACTTCCACTACTCAAGACCAATGTAAGATTACTCTCGACATAAACACAGACCTTTTCCCAGTACAACCACAAGAACaattaacaataacaattgcttcttcattatcatttgatgatgattcagaaaacaaaaaccaATCAGTTACAAAGAGTTGGAGACCACCTCAACCAAATGAAAGATCGTTGGCTGATGATTACGATTACGTTATGCACGGTGTCGCTTacaaatttgaagaagtCTCTAAGGAATTGATTGCTGTGTATATCTCTTTCGGTGGGTTATTGATGAGATTGGAAGGGAATTATAGAACTTTGAATAACTTGAAACAAGAAAACGCTTACTTATTAATCCGTCGTTAA